A stretch of Natator depressus isolate rNatDep1 chromosome 2, rNatDep2.hap1, whole genome shotgun sequence DNA encodes these proteins:
- the LOC141981856 gene encoding uncharacterized protein LOC141981856: MQSSSAEVTMMESQNRKRAPAWTEREGMKDRGHNRDPKQCRVKLKELRQAYQKTREANGRSGSEPQTCRFYDELHAILRGSATTTPAMLFDSFNGDGGNTEAGFGDEEDDDSSQQARGETGFPDSQELFLTLDLEPVPPEPTQGCLLDPAGGEGTSAACVSMITGSSPSQRLVKIRKKKKRTRDEMFSELMLSSHTDRAQMNAWRQIMSECRKAQNDREEWWQAEESKWQAEESKWRAEDRAEAQMWRQRDERRQDSMLRLLEDQTSMLQCMVELQQRQLEHRLPLQPLCNQPPSSPSSIASTPRCPRTRWGGHRPTSHSATEDCPKKRRLSFNKF, from the exons atgcagagctcatcagcagaggtgaccatgatggagtcccagaatcgcaaaagagctccagcatggaccgaacgggag ggcatgaaggacagaggccataacagggacccgaagcagtgccgcgtgaaactgaaggagctgaggcaagcctaccagaaaaccagagaggcgaacggccgctccgggtcagagccccaaacatgccgcttctatgatgagctgcatgccattttacggggttcagccaccactaccccagccatgttgtttgactccttcaatggagatggaggcaatacggaagcaggttttggggacgaagaagatgatgatagctcacagcaagcaagaggagaaaccggttttcccgacagccaggaactgtttctcaccctggacctggagccagtaccccccgaacccacccaaggctgcctcctggacccagcaggcggagaagggacctccg ctgcatgtgtttcaatgatcacaggatcttctccttcccagaggctagtgaagattagaaagaaaaaaaaacgcactcgagatgaaatgttctccgagctcatgctgtcctcccacactgacagagcacagatgaatgcgtggaggcaaataatgtcagagtgcaggaaagcacaaaatgaccgggaggagtggtggcaggctgaagagagtaagtggcaggctgaagagagtaagtggcgggctgaagacagggctgaagctcaaatgtggcgacagcgtgatgagaggaggcaggattcaatgctgagactgctggaggaccaaaccagtatgctccagtgtatggttgagctgcagcaaaggcagctggagcacagactgccactacagcccctgtgtaaccaaccgccctcctccccaagttccatagcctccacacccagatgcccaagaacgcggtgggggggccaccggccaaccagccactccgccacagaggattgcccaaaaaaaagaaggctgtcattcaataaattttaa